A window of Cyclopterus lumpus isolate fCycLum1 chromosome 14, fCycLum1.pri, whole genome shotgun sequence contains these coding sequences:
- the btg3 gene encoding protein BTG3 — protein sequence MKREIAAVVNFLKRLVKKGGKLESHKIDLFVERLAVALQEKFKGHWYPENPNKGQAYRCIRMNRLYRQDPELLRACRESGVQFNDLKLCLELALWVDPGEVSCRYGEHNPSFSVASFSCNEGDTDVAKVTSALERVTSDYHSGSSSDEESVDIPPHSLYNGHSPYQAMNPTAPTWHPKKMVPEYGILPRPHYCFMPHGRTQATFRPGQWVAPGFGDRPPKI from the exons ATGAAGAGAGAAATTGCAGCTGTGGTGAACTTCCTGAAGAGGCTTGTGAAAAAGGGAGGGAAGTTGGAGTCGCACAAGATCGATCTGTTTGTTGAGAGGCTGGCTGTTGCACTGCAGGAGAAGTTCAAGGGGCACTGGTACCCTGAAAATCCCAACAAAGGACAGGCTTACAG ATGCATCCGCATGAACAGGCTCTACAGGCAGGATCCAGAGCTCCTTCGGGCATGCCGAGAGAGCGGAGTTCAGTTCAATGACCTGAAACTGTGCCTTGAACTCGCGCTGTGGGTGGACCCCGGGGAGGTCAGTTGCAG GTACGGAGAGCACAATCCCAGCTTCTCAGTTGCCAGCTTCTCTTGTAATGAGGGGGACACAGATGTTGCAAAGGTGACCAGTGCTTTGGAGAGGGTGACGTCTGACTACCACTCGGGTTCCTCCTCGGATGAGGAAAGCGTAGACATTCCCCCCCACTCTCTCTACAACGGCCACAGTCCTTACCAG GCGATGAATCCCACTGCTCCTACTTGGCACCCTAAGAAGATGGTACCAGAATATGGTATCCTTCCACGGCCGCACTACTGCTTCATGCCTCACGGCAGAACCCAGGCCACTTTCAGGCCCGGTCAGTGGGTCGCTCCCGGGTTTGGAGACAGGCCTCCCAAAATCTGA